The segment GCCGCAGATCATCGACAGGATAGCGCCAGTAGAATTGGCCCGCTTCCAGTAAAGACCGAAGAGTGTCGGGCAGAAGAAGACCGCCTCCAGGCCGCCAAAGGCGAAGAGGTTTATCCATACCAGCAGAGAGGGCGGCTTCATCGCCGCGAAAAATACCAGTACGCCGACAACCGCCGTCACCACGAGGCTCATGCCGCGCACCTTCCTCGGTGACAGGCGGCTCTCGTCGCTCTTCACAATATAGTGGAAATAAAGATCCTTCACGATAGCCGCCGAACACATGATCAGCATAGAGTCCACCGTCGACATGATCGCCGCGAGCGGCCCCGCGATGAATATCCCCGCCCAGAAAGGAGACATCAGGCGTACCGTTAGCGTAGGCACGGCGAGGTCGCCGACCGCGATATCAGGAATGACGGCGCGGCCCATCGCGCCGACAAGATGCATCGCCAGCATCGTGAAGCCGACGATGAAGGTCCCGATGATCATCGCGTTGTGCATCGAACGCGAGTCCTTATAGCCTAAACATTTCTGCGTCGTCTGCGGCAGCCCAAGGATACCGATGCCGACGAGCACCCAGAACGAGAGAATGAAGGGCTTCGGAATCGCGTTGCCGCCGCCTGTGGGGGTCAGCAGCTGAGGGTCTATCGAATATAGCGTCTGCATGATATTCTCCACACCGCCGCCGGCGGTGATGACCGCGCAGAGGATCGCGAGCGAGGCGAAGAGCATCATCACTCCCTGGATCGTATCGGTCAGCACAACGGCGCGGAAGCCGCCGACCGTCGTATAAATGACCACTGTAAGTCCAAAAATCAGCAGCCCAGTCTGGTAAGAATACCCCGTGACGGACTCAAAGAGCCTCGCTCCGCCGATAAACTGGGCCAGCATCGAGGCCATAAAAAATACCAGCAGCGAAAGAGAGGCAAGGATCACCACGAGGTCGCTGCCATAGCGGGCGCGGATAAAATCAGTGATAGTCACCGCGTTCGTGCGCCGCGCGATAAGCGCGAAGCGCTTGCCCAATACGCCGAGCGTGAGGAAGGCGGTCGGCACCTGGATCATTGAGAGAAGTATCCATCCAAGACCGACGTTATAGGCGACGCCGGGGCCGCCGACAAAGCTGCTGGCACTCGTATATGTCGTGATTATCGCCATCGCAAGCACAAAACCGCCCATCGAACGGCTGCCGATAAAATATTCCTCCATAAACCCCTTGGTGTCGCTCCGCTTACCAGCGGCGCGGCTGCCCCATAGCGCGATCCCCATAATCAGGATAAAGTACAGGATCAGCGGCACAATCATCCCCGTATGGTCAATCATCTTTTTTTACCACATCTTTCTCTTCATCAAGCGGCAGCTCCTTAAAAAAGAGCCGGATCACAATCCACAGAATAAAAGATATCCCCACATAGCCCGCGATACAGCTGTAGAAAAACCATTCCGGAAAGCCGAATATGTAGCGGTACTGCGACGGATCGTCGCCAAAACCGTAGGCGGTCATATACCACCAAAAGAAAAAAAGCAGATAAAGACCAATGATAATAAAGGTCTCCCGCTTAGTTGTCTGTAAAAATTTTTTTGAAGCCACGTTTCTGCCCTCCATTTTAGTAACTTTAAAAGTTTATGGCGTATAAGTATAGTACAATTACAAGATATCAACAATATATGTCAGGGATTATACGGCAAAAAACATATTTTATCGAGATTGAGCTTGAAAAGTTATAAAAATCGGGTATAATGCTCTATGTCCTTCAGATGCGGGGAGGGGTGGCCGAGTGGTCGAAGGCGGGCGACTCGAAATCGTCTTAGCGGTGCTGAGCCGCTACGTGGGTTCAAATCCCACCTTCTCCGCCAGTAAATATCAAGTCTTGCAAACTTTAAGTTTGTGAGACTTTTTTATTTTCAACCGCCGGCCAGTGCACAGGCAGGGCGCTTTTCCAGCGGATAAGGCTCGAAGAAGCGCGGCTCCTTATTTTCTGGCGTCAAGGAAGATTATCGCCGCGGACATTATGGCGGCGAGCCCCGAGACAGAGAGCACCAGCCAGCCAACGACCCCGGGCCGCCAGTCCAGCAGCCAGGCGTAAAACACCGAGGACACGAATATAACGAGCACAAGATAATGCAAAATTTTTGAATTCACAGATTCACTTCCCTCTGCCGCGCCAACGGCAGGAAATAGAATGTGTACACTACAACTGCCTATGGCAGAAATTTTTTCTCAAAGTCATCCAGCGGCATCGGTTTGGCGTAGTAAAATCCCTGAGCGGCGACACATCCCATCCCGATCAGCATCTCCGCCTGTTCCTTCGTCTCGACGCCTTCGCAAATTACATTGATGCCCAGTTCTTTCGCCATAGAGATTATACCCTGGACAATAATTCTTCCGCGTCTTTCGTGGCAGCTGTCGGAGATGAGGCTCCGGTCAAGTTTGATCGTGTCGGCGGAGAGCTGCTGCAGGACGCTGAGCGACGAATAACCTGAGCCAAAATCATCTATGGAAAGAAGGAAACCCAGTTTTTTCAGCAGATCGCGATGGCTCAGCATCTGCCCGACATTCTCCATAAGAATATTTTCCGTGATCTCCACCTCAAGATATTCATGCGGGACACCGTATCTGTCCGCAATCTCAGCCAGGGTATAGGGGAAATTCCGGTCTTCAAAATGCAGCCTTGAAAAGTTGGACGACACGGGAAAGGGGCGTACTCCCTTGTCCATCCACCGCCTTATCGTTTTACAGACCTGCTCATAGATATAGAGGTCGATCTCAATAATAAAGCCGTTGCTCTCAAAAAACGGAATAAAATCACCGGGATAAATCATCCCCTCTTCACGGCGGAACCAACGCACAAGCGCCTCCGCCCCCACGGTCTCTCCCGTACGCATATCGGACTTTTGCTGAAAATAGGGTATGAACTCGCCGTTTTGCAGGGCCGGCGCCATTATATCGGCCAGATGCCTGCGCCGGAGTTCCTCTTGGCGCATCTTTTCATCATACCTCAGAGTCACGCTTTTACCCGTATTCTTCCCGTTTATTCTCGCGTAGTTGGCAAAGTCCATAAGCAGTGAGACGTCGGTACTGTCTCCGTGCTGTGTGACATAGACGCCAAAGGTGAGACAGATGGAATATGATTTATTCATCGCCGCCACCGCGGCGCCCATCTGTTCCGCGATGTGGTTCGTCCGCGACAGCAGCCCGTCCCAATCGCTATAGCGCACTAGAAGAACGAATTGGTCGGCGGAGACCCGCGCGCAGCACTCGTCGAAAGAGGTATTTTTCTTGAGCGTCCGCGCCAACAATTTTAGTATCTCGTCGCCCTCCTTGAAACCAAATGTATCGTTGATCGTCTTAAACTGATTGATATCCATGTATACGAGAGCCAAGGGATCATCCCCGGCCTCTTTAAGCATCTTCTCCGCGTCCAGACGGAATTTATTGAGATTGAATATCCCCGTCACGCCGTCTACGTATAGCAGCGCGTGAAAGCGTCTGTTATTCGCGGCATTCGTGACAGCTATGTAACCCAGGACCCCGATGATGACAATAAAGATAAGGCCGGTCACGCCGGCTGCCGCCAGCGGATATTCGCTGACGAGCCGCCGCAGAGTAACCGGTCTTGAGATTACGGAGTTATCGAGGATTATCGAGTCCATCTGCTCGCGGGAAATATACTGGATACATTTATCCATAATGGAAAAAACACGGGGATCGGCGTTCTTAGAAACCCCGATACTGAGATCGTCATAATAGTTGCTCAGCACAGCCATGCTGAAGTTTTCATACTTCCGTTCCGACAGCAGGTAATTCGCGACATAGGTGTTCGTGTAGGTGACATCGGCCCTCTTTTTCGCGACAGCGTCGAAGCAGTCGCTGATCGAGGGATAGTAGATCACCTCAGCCTGCGGATTCTCTTCCGCTATCTTTTGAGAAAAGTAACAGCCCTCCGGCAGAGCGATACGCTTACGGGCGGAGACGTCGCTTATACTGACGGAGACAAATGGCGCACGCAGATAATAGACGGTGGTGTTCACATGCTTTCGCTCCGCCCATAGGTAATCGTTCGCCACGCCGCAAATAATATCCGCCCTGCCGCCGCCGATCATCATCCAGGATTCATTGCGGTTACTGACGGGCAAAAATTTAAACGTCAAACCGGAATAGGCCGCGATAACGCCGAACATATCGGCCACGATCCCCCTGAATTCCCCGGTTTTCGGGTCCTCATATTCCAAAGGGGCCTCCGTGGAATTATAAACGGCCCTCAATGGCGGCGCTTTGGAGATGTAATCCATCTCTTCCCTGGTAAACGCCGGCCGCTGCAGAGCGTTGACAGCGAAATATTTTTCGTAAAGCCTCTGCTCGTAGTAGGGATCGCGCAGCTTTATCGTGGTCATCGCCTCGTCGAGGGTGTGGGCCAGCTTTTCTTTGTCCTTCGCTATGGCGAAATACAGCGGCTGCGGAGCAAACTGCGCCACGCTGCGGAAGATACTGTTTTTACCGAGATGGGTGACAGCTACGCCGTCGAGTTCGCCGCGGTCAAGGGCGGACAGAAGATCCGCTGTCTCCCTGTAGGGGACGGTCGTGACGGAAAAACCGTTTTTACGGCAGTATTCCTTGAAGTATTCGGCATCCAGACCATCCTTAATCACACCGACGCGCATGCCGTTAAACGACGAGAAATCCTCATAGTCGTACCGCGTATCGTCTACGCGCACATTCAACGTGGAATAGATGCTGCACATCGGCCTTTGTGAAAAGAGGAATTTTTTAGCCCTCGCGTCATTGAAATAGACCGCGGGGAGAATATCTATTTCCCCCCTCTCAAGCATATCAAAGGTATTCTCCCAGCTTTTACCGTCGACTATCTCATAGTTCCAGCCGGCATATTTGGCGATTTTTTGAAAATACTCGAAGTTGAACCCGACATATTCACCGCTGTGGTTACGGCTCATGTAGTCGCCGTCTTCGTAAAAACCTATCCTTACCACCTCTCCCTGTCCGTTGGCGGCGGCGATGTGCGCATTCAGCACTAGAAAAAAGACGACGTAAATAAGTAAACAGGCACCTCTTTTGCAGATATCTATGATAGTCCACTCCCAGAGAATAAAGCTAAAAACACCTGCAAAAACCCCGCCTTGCGGCCACAGCCGCGCTGGCAGAGACTCTAGTTTATCCGATAGACAGTTTACCATAATATAGTCGTGAAAGATATCTGAAAAAGCAAATAGAGCCGCAGTTTTATTTTTATATGAAACCACCGCGGCAAAAATGAAGATGACCGTTCCGGCACAACGGCACGCTGCACAAAAACACGTGAGCGCGAATATACCTTCGCCTCCGGATAAGCAGCGAACCGAAACGCCGGGTTTCGCGTTTCGTGTGAGTCGCTTAGTCTTTTCGTTTATAATAGCCACCGTGGGAATTTTATAAGTGGCGTGCCTGTGGAGATTCGAACTCCAGACCTTCGCCTCCGGATAAGCAGCGAACCGAAACGCCGGTCTTCGCGTTTCGTGTGAGTCGCTTAGTCTTTTCGTTTATAATAGCCACCATGGGAATTTTATAAGTGGCGTGCCTGTGGAGATTCGAACTCCAGACCTTCGCCTCNNNNNNNNNNNNNNNNNNNNNNNNNNNNNNNNNNNNNNNNNNNNNNNNNNNNNNNNNNNNNNNNNNNNNNNNNNNNNNNNNNNNNNNNNNNNNNNNNNNNCGGAGGGCGGCACTCTATCCAGCTGAGCTACAGGCACGCATGAAGCGCTAATAAGTATATCACAAGAAACGGGGAGCCGCCATAGATGGATGATATTATTTATATGAAAGAGGCGATCAGGGAGGCGCGCCGCGCGCTTGAATGCGGAGAGATACCGGTGGGCGCGGTGGTGGTCCGCGGCGAAGAGATACTCGGCCGCGGGCATAACGTGCGCAGCCGCGACAATTCGCCCTTTGGACACGCGGAGATCACGGCGATGACGGAGGCGGCGA is part of the Cloacibacillus sp. genome and harbors:
- the panF gene encoding sodium/pantothenate symporter; protein product: MIDHTGMIVPLILYFILIMGIALWGSRAAGKRSDTKGFMEEYFIGSRSMGGFVLAMAIITTYTSASSFVGGPGVAYNVGLGWILLSMIQVPTAFLTLGVLGKRFALIARRTNAVTITDFIRARYGSDLVVILASLSLLVFFMASMLAQFIGGARLFESVTGYSYQTGLLIFGLTVVIYTTVGGFRAVVLTDTIQGVMMLFASLAILCAVITAGGGVENIMQTLYSIDPQLLTPTGGGNAIPKPFILSFWVLVGIGILGLPQTTQKCLGYKDSRSMHNAMIIGTFIVGFTMLAMHLVGAMGRAVIPDIAVGDLAVPTLTVRLMSPFWAGIFIAGPLAAIMSTVDSMLIMCSAAIVKDLYFHYIVKSDESRLSPRKVRGMSLVVTAVVGVLVFFAAMKPPSLLVWINLFAFGGLEAVFFCPTLFGLYWKRANSTGAILSMICGAAAFFWFNITKTSIAGTTAIVPTLIIAIAAFVAGSLLGRPESEEKLKVFEI
- a CDS encoding YhdT family protein → MASKKFLQTTKRETFIIIGLYLLFFFWWYMTAYGFGDDPSQYRYIFGFPEWFFYSCIAGYVGISFILWIVIRLFFKELPLDEEKDVVKKDD
- a CDS encoding EAL domain-containing protein — encoded protein: MLNAHIAAANGQGEVVRIGFYEDGDYMSRNHSGEYVGFNFEYFQKIAKYAGWNYEIVDGKSWENTFDMLERGEIDILPAVYFNDARAKKFLFSQRPMCSIYSTLNVRVDDTRYDYEDFSSFNGMRVGVIKDGLDAEYFKEYCRKNGFSVTTVPYRETADLLSALDRGELDGVAVTHLGKNSIFRSVAQFAPQPLYFAIAKDKEKLAHTLDEAMTTIKLRDPYYEQRLYEKYFAVNALQRPAFTREEMDYISKAPPLRAVYNSTEAPLEYEDPKTGEFRGIVADMFGVIAAYSGLTFKFLPVSNRNESWMMIGGGRADIICGVANDYLWAERKHVNTTVYYLRAPFVSVSISDVSARKRIALPEGCYFSQKIAEENPQAEVIYYPSISDCFDAVAKKRADVTYTNTYVANYLLSERKYENFSMAVLSNYYDDLSIGVSKNADPRVFSIMDKCIQYISREQMDSIILDNSVISRPVTLRRLVSEYPLAAAGVTGLIFIVIIGVLGYIAVTNAANNRRFHALLYVDGVTGIFNLNKFRLDAEKMLKEAGDDPLALVYMDINQFKTINDTFGFKEGDEILKLLARTLKKNTSFDECCARVSADQFVLLVRYSDWDGLLSRTNHIAEQMGAAVAAMNKSYSICLTFGVYVTQHGDSTDVSLLMDFANYARINGKNTGKSVTLRYDEKMRQEELRRRHLADIMAPALQNGEFIPYFQQKSDMRTGETVGAEALVRWFRREEGMIYPGDFIPFFESNGFIIEIDLYIYEQVCKTIRRWMDKGVRPFPVSSNFSRLHFEDRNFPYTLAEIADRYGVPHEYLEVEITENILMENVGQMLSHRDLLKKLGFLLSIDDFGSGYSSLSVLQQLSADTIKLDRSLISDSCHERRGRIIVQGIISMAKELGINVICEGVETKEQAEMLIGMGCVAAQGFYYAKPMPLDDFEKKFLP